One Kribbella sp. NBC_00662 genomic region harbors:
- a CDS encoding ester cyclase: MERGDLDEFYRRYLGRCNEHRFDELGEFVAGTVEVNGESQDLDRYAAGLRIVVQEYPDFHWDLRHLLIDGDWLSAHLVDTYTTPAGRAVSLQELAMYHVDSGRIVQVWGDLDHARLAR; encoded by the coding sequence ATGGAGCGTGGCGATCTGGACGAGTTTTATCGGCGGTATCTGGGGCGTTGTAATGAGCACCGGTTCGACGAGCTCGGTGAGTTTGTTGCCGGGACGGTCGAGGTCAACGGTGAGTCCCAGGACCTGGACCGATACGCCGCGGGGCTGCGGATCGTCGTACAGGAGTATCCAGACTTCCACTGGGACCTGCGGCACCTGCTGATCGATGGCGATTGGCTGAGTGCGCATCTGGTCGACACCTACACCACGCCCGCCGGGCGAGCCGTGAGCCTGCAGGAGCTCGCGATGTATCACGTGGACAGCGGCCGGATCGTTCAGGTCTGGGGCGACCTGGACCACGCTCGCCTGGCCAGGTAG